One genomic segment of Ignavibacteria bacterium includes these proteins:
- a CDS encoding DUF1848 domain-containing protein — protein sequence MIISASRRTDIPAYYSEWFCNRIEEGFCTVPNPFNSKQISFVDLTSSKVTAIVFWTRNAYPLMKRLHLLNEKKYNYYFQFTINNFPRNYEPYNPSLETAIKCFKELAQRIGKGKVIWRYDPILFTDDLDLNFHIKNFTNICSSLAGCTKRVVISIVDNYKKTLRRLNKLGTNYEENQIEKPEVEKLLKVIVETASKNGMEVESCAEAKNFSYLGIQPSKCIDDRILQDEFEIDLTFKKDKSQRLECGCMISKDIGMNDTCLMGCEYCYATSSHSKAVRNKKIHDKIFSSQIPY from the coding sequence ATGATCATCTCAGCAAGCCGTAGAACAGATATTCCCGCTTACTACTCCGAATGGTTCTGCAATAGAATTGAAGAAGGATTTTGTACGGTTCCCAATCCATTCAATTCAAAGCAAATTTCATTTGTGGACTTAACTTCAAGTAAAGTTACTGCAATCGTATTTTGGACTCGCAACGCTTATCCGCTTATGAAAAGACTTCACTTGCTTAATGAAAAAAAATACAACTATTATTTCCAATTTACTATCAACAATTTTCCAAGAAACTACGAGCCGTACAATCCAAGTCTTGAAACAGCAATTAAATGCTTCAAAGAACTTGCTCAAAGAATTGGCAAAGGAAAAGTAATTTGGCGCTACGACCCGATTCTTTTTACAGATGACCTTGATTTAAACTTCCACATCAAAAACTTTACAAACATTTGCAGCTCTCTTGCCGGCTGCACAAAACGAGTAGTCATCAGCATTGTAGATAATTACAAAAAAACATTGCGAAGATTGAACAAGCTTGGCACAAACTATGAAGAAAACCAAATTGAAAAACCTGAAGTCGAAAAGCTTTTGAAAGTAATTGTCGAAACCGCAAGCAAAAACGGAATGGAAGTAGAAAGCTGTGCAGAAGCAAAAAACTTTAGCTACTTGGGAATACAACCTAGCAAATGCATCGACGATAGAATTTTACAAGATGAATTTGAAATAGACTTAACATTTAAGAAAGACAAATCGCAGCGGCTTGAATGTGGATGTATGATTAGCAAAGATATTGGAATGAACGATACTTGCTTAATGGGTTGTGAATACTGCTACGCAACAAGTTCGCA